One Paraburkholderia sp. HP33-1 genomic region harbors:
- a CDS encoding sugar ABC transporter ATP-binding protein yields the protein MNSLISVNRLCKSFPGVRALHDVRFDLVAGEVHALMGENGAGKSTLMKILAGVYTRDSGEIFFDGKPVDFQSPRDAQAVGIGIIHQELQLMNHLSVAQNIFIGREPRKGLGLFLDEDKLNAQAREILARMHVNLDPRTMVGTLTVASQQMVEIAKALSFDSRVLIMDEPTSALNEAEIAELFRIIRQLKERGVGVVYISHKMDELKQITDRVTVMRDGEYVATVPTEGTSVQTIIGMMVGRTLSDITPVESAPEKGELALEVRNLVAGPLVRDVSFELRKGEILGFAGLMGAGRTEVARAVFGADPVESGEILVKGMRVSIKKPSDAVKRGIGYLSEDRKRFGLATGMDVESNIVMSDLGKFLSFNMFLRSGQIRKRAQHFIKLLAIRTPSATQQVRLLSGGNQQKIVIAKWLERDCDVLFFDEPTRGIDVGAKSEIYKLLRSLASQGKAIVMISSELPEVLRMSDRIVVMCEGRITGELSASEATQERIMHLATQRETLKTAQT from the coding sequence ATGAACTCACTCATTTCCGTCAACAGGCTTTGCAAGAGCTTTCCGGGCGTAAGAGCGCTTCATGACGTCCGCTTCGACCTCGTGGCCGGCGAAGTCCATGCGCTGATGGGCGAGAACGGCGCGGGCAAATCAACGCTGATGAAAATTCTCGCCGGCGTCTATACGCGCGATTCCGGCGAAATCTTCTTCGACGGCAAGCCCGTCGATTTTCAAAGTCCGCGCGACGCGCAGGCGGTCGGCATCGGCATCATTCATCAGGAACTGCAACTGATGAATCACCTGAGCGTCGCGCAGAACATCTTTATCGGCCGCGAGCCGCGCAAGGGTCTCGGTCTCTTTCTTGACGAAGATAAACTGAATGCGCAGGCTCGCGAGATCCTCGCCCGCATGCACGTGAATCTCGATCCGCGCACGATGGTCGGCACGTTGACGGTGGCGAGTCAGCAGATGGTCGAGATCGCGAAAGCGCTATCTTTCGATTCGCGCGTGCTGATCATGGACGAGCCCACGTCCGCGCTCAATGAAGCCGAAATCGCCGAGTTGTTCCGGATCATCCGGCAATTGAAAGAGCGCGGCGTCGGCGTCGTCTATATCTCGCACAAGATGGACGAGTTGAAGCAGATCACCGATCGCGTCACGGTGATGCGCGACGGCGAATACGTGGCCACCGTGCCGACCGAGGGCACCAGCGTCCAGACGATCATCGGCATGATGGTCGGACGCACGCTAAGCGATATCACGCCCGTCGAGAGCGCGCCGGAGAAAGGGGAACTCGCGCTCGAAGTGAGAAATCTCGTCGCGGGTCCGCTCGTGCGAGATGTGAGTTTCGAATTGCGCAAGGGCGAAATACTCGGCTTCGCCGGCTTGATGGGCGCGGGCCGCACGGAGGTCGCGCGCGCGGTGTTCGGTGCAGATCCGGTCGAATCGGGCGAGATTCTCGTGAAGGGCATGAGGGTGTCGATCAAAAAGCCGAGCGATGCGGTCAAGCGTGGCATCGGCTACCTCTCCGAAGATCGCAAGCGCTTCGGTCTCGCTACTGGCATGGATGTCGAATCGAACATCGTCATGTCTGATCTCGGCAAGTTCCTGTCATTCAATATGTTCCTGCGCAGCGGGCAGATTCGCAAAAGAGCGCAGCACTTCATCAAGCTGCTCGCGATTCGCACGCCGTCCGCGACGCAGCAGGTGCGGCTTCTCTCGGGCGGCAACCAGCAGAAGATCGTGATTGCGAAATGGCTCGAGCGCGACTGCGATGTGCTGTTCTTCGACGAACCGACACGCGGCATCGACGTCGGCGCGAAGAGCGAAATCTACAAGCTGCTGCGCTCGCTGGCGTCGCAAGGCAAGGCGATCGTGATGATCTCGTCCGAGCTGCCGGAAGTCCTGCGCATGAGCGACCGCATCGTCGTGATGTGCGAAGGCCGCATCACCGGCGAGCTTTCCGCCAGCGAAGCGACGCAGGAGCGCATCATGCATCTCGCGACGCAGCGCGAAACCCTGAAAACGGCGCAAACCTGA
- a CDS encoding L-fuconate dehydratase, with protein MTTITRLSVRDIRFPTSRSLDGSDAMNAAPDYSATYVTLETDTPNLTGHGLTFTIGRGNEICVTAVNALTPLIVGRKLEDIAANMGAFWRSFTSDSQLRWIGPDKGAIHLATAAVVNAVWDLWAKAVGKPVWKLLVDMSPEELVRCLDFRYVTDAITPQEALAMLHRHAKTKGEREQEMLANGYPAYTTSAGWLGYDDDKIRRLAREGVAQGWTHFKQKVGGDLEEDVRRARILREEIGENLKLMMDANQVWDVDEAIANMRRLAEFDPWWIEEPTSPDDILGHAAIRRRLSPIGVATGEHCHNRVMFKQLLQADAIDFCQIDSCRLGGLNEVIVVLLMAAKFGVPVCPHAGGVGLCEYVQHISLFDYICVSASLENRVLEYVDHLHEHFVDPVVIRNGRYMPPQRAGYSIEMLEGSLDRYWFPEGEAWQE; from the coding sequence ATGACTACGATCACAAGGCTGTCCGTTAGGGACATCCGGTTTCCCACCTCACGTTCGCTGGACGGCTCCGACGCGATGAATGCCGCGCCGGACTACTCCGCCACTTACGTCACACTCGAAACCGACACGCCGAATCTCACCGGCCACGGCCTCACGTTTACGATTGGGCGCGGCAACGAAATCTGCGTGACGGCCGTGAATGCACTCACGCCGTTGATCGTCGGCAGAAAGCTCGAAGATATCGCCGCGAATATGGGCGCTTTCTGGCGCTCATTTACTTCGGATAGCCAACTACGCTGGATCGGACCGGACAAAGGCGCGATCCATCTGGCCACCGCGGCGGTCGTCAATGCAGTGTGGGACCTGTGGGCGAAAGCCGTCGGCAAGCCGGTCTGGAAACTGCTGGTCGACATGAGTCCAGAAGAACTCGTGCGCTGCCTCGACTTTCGCTACGTGACCGATGCGATCACGCCGCAGGAAGCACTCGCGATGCTGCACCGGCATGCCAAAACCAAAGGCGAGCGCGAACAGGAAATGCTCGCGAACGGCTATCCGGCCTATACGACATCCGCGGGCTGGCTCGGTTACGACGACGACAAGATTCGCCGCCTGGCGCGCGAAGGTGTCGCGCAGGGGTGGACGCATTTCAAGCAGAAGGTCGGCGGCGATCTGGAAGAAGACGTGCGGCGCGCGCGCATTCTGCGTGAAGAGATCGGCGAGAATCTGAAGCTGATGATGGACGCGAACCAGGTGTGGGACGTCGATGAAGCGATCGCGAACATGCGCCGCCTCGCCGAGTTCGACCCGTGGTGGATCGAGGAACCCACGAGTCCCGACGACATCCTCGGTCATGCGGCGATTCGCCGGCGGCTCAGCCCGATCGGGGTTGCAACCGGCGAGCATTGCCACAATCGCGTGATGTTCAAGCAGCTGCTGCAGGCCGACGCAATCGACTTTTGCCAGATCGACAGTTGCCGGCTCGGCGGACTGAACGAAGTGATCGTCGTGCTGCTGATGGCCGCGAAGTTCGGTGTGCCGGTGTGCCCACATGCCGGCGGCGTCGGTTTGTGCGAGTACGTGCAGCATATTTCTCTGTTCGACTATATCTGTGTGTCGGCGTCGCTGGAGAATCGCGTGCTCGAATACGTCGATCATTTGCACGAGCATTTCGTGGATCCCGTCGTGATTCGCAATGGGCGTTATATGCCGCCGCAAAGAGCCGGGTATAGCATCGAGATGCTGGAGGGGTCATTGGATAGGTACTGGTTTCCGGAAGGGGAGGCGTGGCAGGAATGA
- the yfcF gene encoding glutathione transferase: MPQHPLHLYTDAQFTSPYVMSVFVTLREKGLPFDLSAVDLASKANHASDYAARSLTRRVPTLIHEDFALSESSAITEYLEETFPQTPVYPRDRHLRARARQVQAWLRSDLLPIRQERSTEVIFYGARGGPLSPIAEEAAQKLFAAADALLPDHSPNLFGEWCIADTDLALMLNRLVLNGDTVPLKLKEYATQQWQRASVQQWVQLERPPL; this comes from the coding sequence ATGCCACAACACCCCCTCCACCTCTACACCGACGCGCAATTCACGAGCCCCTACGTGATGTCCGTCTTCGTCACGCTTCGCGAGAAGGGCTTGCCGTTCGACCTTTCGGCCGTCGATCTCGCGAGCAAGGCGAATCACGCGAGCGACTACGCGGCCCGGTCATTGACGCGACGCGTGCCGACACTGATCCACGAAGACTTTGCGCTATCTGAGTCGTCGGCAATTACCGAGTACCTCGAAGAGACTTTTCCGCAGACGCCGGTCTATCCGCGAGATCGGCATCTGCGCGCGCGGGCGCGTCAAGTGCAGGCCTGGTTGCGCAGCGATCTGTTGCCGATCCGCCAGGAGCGTTCCACCGAAGTCATTTTCTATGGAGCACGCGGTGGCCCCCTTTCCCCCATCGCAGAGGAAGCGGCACAAAAACTCTTCGCCGCCGCCGATGCATTGTTGCCAGACCACTCGCCAAACCTGTTCGGCGAGTGGTGCATCGCCGATACGGACCTCGCATTGATGCTCAATCGCCTTGTACTGAATGGCGACACCGTTCCGCTCAAGCTGAAGGAATACGCCACGCAACAATGGCAGCGCGCCAGCGTGCAGCAATGGGTTCAACTGGAGCGGCCGCCGCTATAA
- a CDS encoding D-cysteine desulfhydrase family protein, which translates to MNPASSPRLDLSKFPRRTLLEGATPIQHLARLSARLGGADVYVKREDLTGLGGGGNKLRKLEFLIGEALARGADTIITVGARQSNHARLTAAAAARVGLQCELVLTRTVPRSDHDYMENGNVLLDALFDARVHDLPGTANALQFAEERANELRAQGRNVYVCPLGGSSPTGCLGYADCAAEIVAQSHAHGLEFDRIVVPNGSGGMHAGLVAGFVALGLDPSRIAAFTVYGNAGHARTVTLDKAVQTAQLIDPNLSVSDDAISIDEAQLGPGYGIPTDSMRAAVRLMASTEGLLLDPVYSGKAFAGLVENVSTGKYPAGQKILFVMSGGLPGLFAYRNEF; encoded by the coding sequence ATGAACCCGGCCTCATCGCCCCGCCTCGATTTATCTAAGTTTCCGCGCCGCACGCTGCTCGAAGGTGCGACGCCCATTCAGCACCTTGCGCGTCTGAGTGCCCGCCTTGGCGGCGCGGACGTCTATGTCAAACGCGAAGATCTGACCGGGCTGGGCGGCGGCGGCAACAAGTTGCGCAAGCTTGAGTTCCTGATTGGCGAAGCACTCGCGCGTGGCGCGGACACGATCATTACCGTCGGCGCGCGTCAATCGAATCACGCGCGCCTGACGGCGGCGGCGGCGGCGCGCGTCGGACTTCAATGCGAGCTGGTGCTGACGAGGACCGTGCCACGCTCCGACCACGACTATATGGAGAACGGCAACGTGCTGCTCGATGCGCTATTCGATGCACGCGTGCACGATCTTCCCGGCACGGCCAACGCGCTGCAATTCGCCGAAGAACGCGCGAACGAGTTGCGCGCACAGGGCCGTAATGTCTATGTGTGTCCGTTGGGCGGATCGAGTCCGACTGGTTGCCTCGGTTATGCGGACTGCGCCGCTGAAATCGTCGCTCAATCGCACGCGCATGGGCTGGAATTCGATCGCATCGTGGTGCCGAACGGAAGCGGCGGGATGCATGCGGGGCTGGTCGCGGGTTTTGTCGCGCTGGGATTGGATCCGTCGCGGATTGCCGCTTTCACGGTATATGGGAATGCCGGCCATGCGCGCACGGTTACTTTAGATAAAGCGGTTCAGACGGCGCAACTGATCGACCCAAACCTGAGCGTGAGTGATGACGCCATCTCGATCGACGAAGCGCAGCTCGGACCCGGCTACGGTATCCCCACCGATAGCATGCGCGCGGCGGTTCGTCTGATGGCATCGACAGAAGGTCTGTTGCTCGATCCCGTGTATAGCGGCAAAGCATTCGCGGGGCTGGTCGAAAACGTGAGCACCGGGAAGTATCCGGCCGGACAGAAGATTCTGTTTGTGATGAGCGGCGGGCTTCCTGGGCTATTTGCCTATCGGAACGAGTTCTGA
- a CDS encoding GntR family transcriptional regulator has translation MLACLPEIKASVNSSAELENAADNPYVALQKIRGGERGSLTDAVEAALREAIVTLALEPGLMIDKMAVCERMGVSRFPVSSALARLAHAGLVEVLPQRGTRVKPIALDDIRQHLFIRSALEVETVRGVALMHDRATLDALASNLDQQRILAGSGERLAFHALDLAFHEILLDAVKLPRVKEIVAVSRNALDRARQLLASPERLVHTLEEHESIFKALCAGDGDAAAKAMHDHLDQVVTELHRSAKARPDLFEP, from the coding sequence ATGCTAGCATGTCTTCCCGAAATCAAGGCCTCCGTGAATTCCTCAGCCGAACTGGAGAATGCCGCTGACAATCCTTATGTCGCACTGCAAAAGATTCGCGGCGGCGAGCGCGGTAGCTTGACCGACGCGGTTGAGGCGGCGTTGCGGGAAGCGATTGTTACGTTGGCGTTGGAACCCGGCCTGATGATCGACAAGATGGCCGTGTGCGAACGGATGGGCGTGTCGCGCTTTCCGGTGTCGTCCGCGTTGGCGAGGCTTGCGCATGCGGGTCTCGTGGAGGTTTTGCCGCAGCGCGGCACGCGCGTCAAACCGATCGCGCTCGACGACATCCGCCAGCATCTGTTCATTCGCAGCGCGCTGGAAGTCGAGACGGTGCGCGGCGTGGCGCTGATGCACGACCGGGCGACGCTCGATGCATTGGCCAGCAATCTCGACCAGCAGCGCATTCTGGCTGGAAGTGGCGAACGTCTGGCGTTTCACGCGCTCGATCTGGCTTTTCATGAAATTCTGCTCGACGCGGTGAAGCTGCCGCGCGTGAAGGAAATCGTCGCGGTATCGCGCAATGCGCTGGACCGCGCGAGGCAATTGCTTGCAAGTCCAGAACGGCTCGTGCATACGCTGGAAGAGCACGAGAGCATCTTCAAGGCCCTTTGCGCCGGCGACGGCGATGCGGCCGCGAAAGCGATGCACGATCATCTCGACCAGGTGGTCACAGAATTGCACCGCTCCGCGAAAGCGAGGCCGGATCTGTTCGAGCCTTGA
- a CDS encoding ABC transporter permease, translating to MTLQTDTATLDSERRTSGLKARIFAPTAVQKLLAFTSLILLLVFFSFASPAFMQMDNILGILQATAVNGVLAIAATFVIITGGIDLSVGTLMTFTAVICGVFLTYWHLPMWTGVLAALATGAVCGTVSGTLTAKMKIPPFIATLGMMMLLKGLSLVVSADKPIYFTDTENFYRISQDSLIGYFLPSVPIPNAVLILFFLAIVSSITLNRTALGRYTFALGSNEEAVRLSGVNVDRWKIAIYGVGGSICGIAGLLIASRLNSAQPALGQGYELEAIAAVVIGGTSLSGGSGTILGTIIGAFIMSVLTNGLRIMSVAQEWQIVVTGLIIILAVYADILRRSRRS from the coding sequence ATGACATTGCAAACGGATACCGCGACGCTGGATAGCGAAAGGCGCACTTCCGGCCTGAAAGCGCGCATCTTCGCGCCGACCGCGGTGCAAAAGCTGCTCGCGTTCACGAGCCTGATCCTGCTGCTGGTTTTCTTCAGCTTCGCGTCGCCGGCATTCATGCAGATGGACAACATCCTCGGCATTCTGCAAGCGACTGCGGTGAACGGCGTGCTGGCTATCGCCGCCACCTTCGTGATCATTACCGGCGGCATCGATCTGTCGGTCGGCACGTTGATGACGTTTACGGCCGTCATTTGCGGGGTGTTTCTTACCTACTGGCATTTGCCGATGTGGACCGGCGTACTCGCGGCACTCGCGACCGGCGCGGTGTGCGGCACGGTATCGGGCACGTTGACCGCGAAAATGAAGATCCCGCCGTTCATCGCGACGCTCGGCATGATGATGCTGCTCAAAGGGTTGTCGCTCGTGGTGTCGGCGGACAAGCCGATCTATTTCACCGATACCGAGAACTTCTACCGTATCTCTCAGGACTCGCTGATCGGCTATTTCCTGCCGAGCGTGCCTATTCCGAATGCGGTGCTGATCCTGTTCTTTCTTGCGATCGTCAGTTCTATTACGCTCAATCGCACCGCACTCGGCCGCTATACGTTTGCGCTCGGCAGCAATGAGGAAGCGGTGCGGCTCTCGGGCGTCAATGTCGATCGCTGGAAGATCGCGATTTACGGCGTGGGCGGCTCGATCTGCGGCATCGCGGGCCTGCTGATCGCGTCGCGCCTAAATTCAGCGCAACCGGCGCTCGGCCAGGGCTACGAGCTCGAAGCGATCGCGGCGGTCGTGATCGGCGGCACGTCATTGAGCGGCGGATCGGGCACGATCCTCGGTACCATCATCGGCGCTTTCATCATGAGCGTGCTGACCAACGGACTGCGCATCATGTCGGTCGCGCAGGAGTGGCAGATCGTCGTGACGGGGCTGATCATCATTCTGGCGGTGTATGCGGACATCCTGCGGCGC
- a CDS encoding methyl-accepting chemotaxis protein: MRNITVRSSLLCVLVVFATMILFGGIVGVFALGRANASAQRLHVIAAQEILSNDAYKDTARTRAALSRAYSALKERNDAAARDIALQSAAKTLGLAEQETEAFRNAPHFDGQDDALKQQLVESSNALVKLLHSASDALRNNDIPTFATINDRDVTLAGQVFSANLEKFQRTSNSMSNDAIASGNTEYNWVVTMVVVGVSVALALIVVTYLVLRAFVTRPLDEAAKLLDRIASNDLTVRIPEAGSNEIGQLFGSMSRMRTGLSRTVSSVRESCEAIYGGAQEIAAGNLDLSSRTEQQSASLEETAASMEELTSTVKQNAENAVQASKLASNAADVAQRGGDVVQRAVQTMTAIQTSSHKIAEITGMIDSIAFQTNILALNAAVESARAGEQGRGFAVVAGEVRTLAQRSAGAAREIKELIGASVEDVRNGSELVGQAGATMSEIVGAVRSVAAIMSEITSATVEQSSGIEQVGLAVSQMDQMTQQNAALVEEAAAAAGALEHQAQSMKEAVAVFRVARV; this comes from the coding sequence ATGCGCAACATTACGGTTCGAAGCAGTCTCCTTTGCGTCCTCGTGGTCTTCGCGACGATGATCCTGTTTGGCGGCATCGTAGGCGTGTTTGCGCTGGGGCGCGCGAACGCGAGCGCGCAACGTCTGCATGTCATCGCGGCACAGGAAATTCTTTCGAACGATGCCTATAAGGACACTGCGCGCACACGGGCTGCACTGTCGCGTGCCTATTCGGCGCTGAAGGAACGCAATGATGCGGCCGCGCGCGATATCGCGTTGCAGAGCGCCGCCAAGACGCTTGGACTTGCCGAGCAGGAGACCGAAGCATTCCGCAACGCGCCGCATTTCGATGGCCAGGACGATGCCCTGAAGCAGCAACTGGTCGAGTCGTCGAACGCACTCGTCAAACTGCTCCATAGCGCGTCGGACGCGCTGCGTAACAACGACATACCCACTTTCGCGACGATCAACGATCGCGACGTCACGTTGGCGGGTCAGGTCTTTTCCGCGAACCTGGAGAAATTCCAGCGCACGTCGAACAGCATGTCGAACGACGCGATTGCGAGCGGCAACACCGAATACAACTGGGTCGTTACGATGGTTGTAGTGGGCGTGAGCGTCGCGCTCGCGCTGATCGTCGTCACGTATCTCGTGCTGCGCGCATTCGTGACGCGTCCGCTCGACGAAGCCGCAAAACTGCTCGATCGGATTGCGTCGAACGACCTGACGGTGCGCATTCCCGAAGCGGGCAGCAACGAAATCGGTCAGTTGTTCGGCTCGATGAGCCGGATGCGGACGGGTCTGTCGCGCACCGTGTCGAGCGTGCGCGAAAGCTGTGAGGCGATTTACGGCGGTGCGCAGGAGATCGCAGCAGGCAACCTGGATCTGTCGAGCCGGACCGAACAGCAATCGGCGTCGCTCGAAGAAACGGCGGCCAGCATGGAAGAACTGACGTCGACGGTCAAACAGAATGCCGAAAACGCGGTTCAAGCCAGCAAGCTCGCATCGAATGCCGCCGACGTCGCGCAACGCGGCGGCGATGTGGTCCAGCGTGCAGTACAGACGATGACCGCGATTCAGACCAGTTCGCACAAGATTGCCGAGATCACCGGCATGATCGACAGCATCGCGTTCCAGACCAATATTCTCGCGTTGAACGCGGCTGTCGAATCGGCGCGTGCGGGCGAGCAGGGTCGCGGCTTCGCCGTGGTCGCGGGCGAAGTCCGGACGCTCGCGCAACGGAGTGCGGGCGCGGCGCGCGAGATCAAGGAGTTGATCGGTGCATCGGTCGAGGATGTGCGCAACGGCAGTGAACTGGTCGGGCAGGCGGGCGCCACGATGAGCGAAATCGTCGGCGCGGTGCGCAGCGTCGCGGCCATCATGTCTGAGATCACATCGGCGACGGTCGAACAGAGTTCGGGGATCGAGCAGGTCGGTCTCGCCGTCAGCCAGATGGATCAGATGACGCAGCAGAATGCAGCGCTCGTCGAGGAAGCGGCTGCGGCTGCGGGTGCGCTCGAACACCAGGCGCAGTCGATGAAGGAAGCGGTTGCGGTGTTTCGCGTGGCGCGGGTTTGA
- a CDS encoding aminotransferase class V-fold PLP-dependent enzyme — translation MSFPLSPATVEALRARTPGVRTTTHFNHAGGSLPSAATLDAIHAHLSREASIGPMEAGAAGREHTERARTLAAQLLNAQPTEIALTTGNSPGWGAAFAALGPWHAGQRILVARHEWGGNLATMRHLAQRAGTSIEVIPSDASGRVDPRALEAMLDDRVRLIALTWLPANGGLINPAAAIGQIARRHGIPYFIDAAQAVGQLPVDVIELGCDVLAGAGRKALRGPRGTGLLFIRQDFLPRLMPAFVDTYSAPLDANGEPVLRDDAARFESSEASLALHCGLANALHEALEIGIDNIRAQIDRIAQTLREQLAVMPGVSVLDQGIERSGLVSFNVTGMDALSVRRALAAQGITIGSNGVAYTPFDMTSRGLTQIARASVSYLTSDAEIDKLLAGIRTLTH, via the coding sequence ATGTCTTTTCCGCTGTCGCCCGCCACCGTTGAAGCGTTACGCGCTCGCACGCCAGGCGTTCGTACCACGACGCACTTCAATCATGCCGGCGGGTCGCTGCCATCCGCTGCCACGCTGGACGCAATCCACGCTCATCTGTCCCGCGAAGCGTCGATCGGGCCAATGGAAGCCGGCGCGGCCGGTAGAGAACACACCGAGCGCGCACGCACGCTCGCCGCGCAACTGCTTAACGCGCAGCCCACCGAGATCGCGTTGACGACGGGTAACTCGCCTGGCTGGGGCGCAGCTTTCGCGGCACTGGGTCCGTGGCACGCGGGACAACGCATTCTCGTTGCTCGGCACGAATGGGGCGGCAATCTCGCGACGATGCGTCATCTGGCGCAGCGCGCGGGCACGTCGATCGAGGTCATTCCGTCCGACGCCAGCGGCAGGGTCGATCCTCGCGCGCTCGAAGCGATGCTCGACGACCGGGTCCGGCTGATCGCGCTGACGTGGCTGCCTGCGAACGGCGGACTGATCAATCCGGCAGCCGCAATCGGTCAGATAGCACGCCGTCACGGTATTCCATACTTCATCGACGCTGCGCAGGCCGTCGGACAGCTTCCGGTCGACGTGATCGAACTCGGCTGCGACGTGCTTGCAGGCGCGGGGCGCAAGGCATTGCGCGGACCGCGCGGCACCGGGTTGTTGTTCATCAGGCAAGACTTTCTGCCCCGCCTGATGCCGGCCTTCGTCGACACGTATTCCGCGCCCCTCGACGCCAACGGCGAACCAGTTCTGCGTGATGATGCCGCGCGTTTCGAATCGTCGGAAGCATCGCTGGCGCTGCATTGCGGCTTGGCGAACGCATTGCACGAGGCACTGGAGATCGGCATCGATAACATCCGCGCGCAGATCGATCGGATCGCGCAGACATTGCGCGAGCAATTGGCCGTGATGCCAGGTGTGTCCGTACTCGACCAGGGTATCGAACGATCCGGGCTTGTGTCGTTCAACGTCACCGGAATGGATGCACTTTCCGTGCGACGCGCGCTGGCGGCGCAAGGCATCACGATCGGCTCGAATGGCGTCGCCTACACGCCATTCGATATGACGAGCCGAGGGCTGACACAGATCGCGCGCGCGTCGGTCAGCTATCTGACCAGCGACGCCGAAATTGATAAATTACTGGCTGGGATACGAACGTTGACGCACTGA